A portion of the Nitrospirota bacterium genome contains these proteins:
- a CDS encoding glycosyl hydrolase family 8, translated as MLPTPFVRHLCNIRVPLNQLTRRLAPTMLLVLCGLILGVSPPLASVTQSQQERSSDRYIHQLDDLSALWSFYKQTYIQHGRVVSLDEQGITTSEGQGYAMLRAVWSNDRTTFNTVWAWTKQHLQVRDDKLFAWKWKGVVLDNNSATDADTDIALALILAARRFDHPPFEREALTIVHSIWDREVIQIGSRAYVTAGNWARDEDYPTIHVAYLAPYAYAIFASIDSHHPWAHAIESSYAILHWLYDEEALPVPPELIYLNRQTGHLTVRHPVTGASSSFSYDAFPIYWRIALDAAWFGRSEGALRQKMLGFFQREWKAQGKFVDHYSLKGLPLSSNEGLPLYSTVHALAFQEQHDLARLLSEKKLAQLEAAALAGKRLPYYFHNWLWFGQALSLSQVRHYDEFLGFLRPFDVVGFSAHFPWELFAVTVMLYLIATWHPVLKFAFLACGLSLCLRYLYWRLFHTLNFMESGGPFISIALWAAEFYAFSTVLLLFIQVGVGWRPQPVRPLEPAQGFAPSVDVFIPIYSESCEILEKTLIGASAMEQAHKRIYVLDDSHRDEVCRLAERFGATYIKGPRQHAKAGNLNHALTQTDGELIVIFDTDHIPVSTFLTETVPFFADPNIGFVQTPHHFYNQDIFQRALGASPRIPNEQDLFNHAIQGGRQGWGGAFFVGSGAVFRRSAIAELNGFNLMSITEDIHTSQHLHARGWKSVFVDKNLAVGLTAENLASYIVQRRRWMLGCLQIFFKDNPLLCRGLSLRHRLGYFASLYYFFFPIARVIFWITPLYFLLFHLHPIFADVSILVAYLLPFMIVLPMISSRLLPGWPRLMWSSLYEGPVSFPLFRSMFDLLLPKNLGFKVTPKGLLSEQRSFDWRSSASLAIATLITLAAIAKGLWEFWYFGIEKDAYFFNLSWASFNLLTLIVGLLMAWEKPQTRTEERIIKPIPFELQAGNLSITGTTHDVSLTGVSWFGISPGPLPPTMDMSLHGRIPFTCQVRLVYHDRLSGPGTKCGLTFHNLSEEHRRRLLLNLYSDPATWEHAQRDRLRSSLLMAGHLLIGLLKHFRPLRLRRRQRPRQWRLRMVQVQIGESEYRMIVRDESASGLGLLMYNRKIPLTTPWLVRNSSGQRTAYRPIYRSRIWGLISQVGLSAAPTTSHL; from the coding sequence TTGCTCCCCACCCCATTCGTTCGCCATCTCTGCAACATCCGAGTCCCTCTGAACCAACTCACGAGACGGCTCGCACCGACCATGCTCCTCGTGCTCTGCGGGCTCATCCTCGGCGTATCTCCGCCCCTCGCTTCAGTCACGCAGAGCCAGCAAGAGCGTTCAAGCGACCGATATATTCATCAGCTCGATGATCTCTCGGCGCTCTGGAGTTTCTACAAACAGACCTACATACAACATGGCCGGGTCGTCAGTCTGGACGAACAGGGTATCACGACGTCCGAGGGGCAAGGCTACGCCATGCTCCGTGCCGTTTGGTCGAATGATCGCACGACGTTCAATACCGTGTGGGCTTGGACGAAGCAACACCTCCAAGTCCGTGACGACAAGCTCTTCGCCTGGAAGTGGAAAGGAGTCGTCCTCGACAACAACTCGGCGACGGACGCCGATACCGACATTGCGCTCGCCCTTATTCTGGCCGCGCGGCGATTCGATCACCCACCGTTCGAGCGGGAAGCGCTCACTATTGTCCATTCTATCTGGGACCGGGAAGTGATCCAGATCGGCTCGCGCGCCTATGTGACTGCCGGCAATTGGGCACGCGACGAGGACTACCCGACGATCCACGTCGCCTATCTTGCCCCCTATGCCTACGCAATCTTTGCCTCCATCGATTCTCACCATCCATGGGCCCATGCGATCGAATCCAGCTATGCCATTCTGCACTGGCTCTATGATGAAGAAGCCCTGCCCGTCCCTCCGGAACTCATCTACCTAAACCGACAGACAGGCCACTTGACCGTCCGGCATCCCGTGACCGGAGCCTCATCCTCGTTCAGCTATGACGCCTTCCCGATCTATTGGCGCATAGCGCTCGATGCCGCCTGGTTCGGACGATCTGAAGGGGCCTTGCGGCAAAAGATGCTGGGATTCTTCCAGCGTGAATGGAAGGCCCAGGGGAAATTTGTCGACCACTATTCCCTCAAGGGCCTGCCGCTATCATCAAACGAAGGATTGCCGCTGTATTCCACCGTTCACGCCCTGGCATTCCAGGAACAGCACGACCTCGCCCGACTGCTGAGCGAAAAGAAACTCGCCCAACTCGAAGCCGCCGCACTCGCCGGGAAACGGCTCCCCTACTACTTCCATAACTGGTTGTGGTTCGGGCAGGCCCTCTCGCTGTCGCAAGTCCGCCACTACGACGAGTTCTTGGGGTTTTTGCGACCGTTCGACGTGGTCGGGTTCTCGGCTCACTTTCCCTGGGAACTCTTTGCCGTCACCGTCATGCTCTACCTGATCGCCACGTGGCATCCGGTTCTCAAGTTCGCCTTTCTGGCTTGTGGATTGAGCCTCTGTCTCCGCTACCTCTACTGGCGGCTCTTCCACACCTTGAACTTCATGGAATCCGGCGGCCCGTTTATCAGCATCGCGCTGTGGGCGGCAGAATTCTATGCCTTCTCCACCGTTCTGCTGCTGTTCATCCAGGTGGGGGTAGGCTGGAGACCTCAGCCTGTCCGTCCCCTTGAGCCAGCCCAAGGCTTTGCTCCCTCAGTCGACGTCTTTATTCCGATCTATTCAGAATCCTGCGAGATTCTGGAGAAGACCCTGATCGGCGCCTCCGCGATGGAACAGGCTCACAAACGGATATACGTATTAGACGACAGCCACCGAGACGAGGTCTGCCGACTGGCCGAACGGTTCGGGGCGACCTATATCAAAGGACCCCGCCAACATGCCAAGGCGGGCAACCTGAACCATGCCCTCACGCAAACGGACGGCGAACTCATCGTGATCTTCGACACGGACCATATTCCCGTATCGACCTTTCTCACAGAGACCGTCCCGTTTTTTGCAGACCCCAACATCGGCTTTGTGCAAACGCCTCACCATTTCTACAACCAGGATATTTTTCAACGGGCCCTCGGCGCCAGCCCGCGCATTCCCAACGAGCAGGACCTGTTCAATCACGCGATTCAGGGCGGACGCCAAGGCTGGGGCGGGGCATTCTTCGTCGGCAGCGGGGCCGTCTTTCGGCGGTCGGCGATCGCTGAGTTGAATGGATTTAACTTGATGAGCATCACCGAAGACATTCATACCAGCCAGCACCTCCATGCCAGGGGATGGAAATCTGTCTTCGTCGATAAAAACTTGGCGGTCGGGCTGACGGCGGAAAACCTCGCATCGTATATTGTTCAGCGACGGCGCTGGATGTTGGGCTGTCTCCAGATTTTCTTCAAAGACAACCCACTCCTCTGCCGGGGGCTGTCGCTCCGGCACCGGCTCGGGTACTTCGCCTCGCTCTACTACTTCTTCTTCCCGATCGCGCGGGTGATATTTTGGATCACCCCCCTCTACTTCCTCCTGTTTCACCTGCACCCGATTTTTGCCGATGTCTCGATCCTGGTGGCCTACCTGCTGCCATTCATGATCGTCCTCCCGATGATTTCCTCCAGATTGCTGCCCGGATGGCCCAGGCTCATGTGGTCGTCCCTCTACGAAGGACCGGTCAGTTTCCCGCTGTTCCGGTCGATGTTCGATCTGCTGCTCCCGAAAAACTTGGGGTTCAAAGTCACCCCCAAGGGCCTGCTCTCGGAGCAACGGTCGTTCGACTGGCGATCCTCTGCCAGCCTGGCCATTGCCACCCTCATCACGCTCGCCGCAATTGCGAAAGGCCTCTGGGAGTTCTGGTATTTCGGCATCGAAAAGGACGCCTATTTCTTCAATCTCAGCTGGGCCTCCTTCAATCTGCTGACCCTGATCGTGGGACTGCTGATGGCTTGGGAAAAACCTCAAACGCGAACAGAAGAACGCATCATCAAACCGATCCCGTTCGAACTGCAAGCTGGCAATCTGTCCATCACAGGCACGACACACGACGTGAGTCTGACCGGGGTATCATGGTTCGGCATATCGCCCGGTCCGCTACCTCCGACCATGGACATGAGCTTGCACGGAAGAATCCCCTTCACCTGCCAGGTCCGATTGGTCTATCATGACCGACTGTCAGGGCCTGGCACAAAATGTGGGCTGACGTTTCACAACCTCTCAGAAGAACATCGTCGACGCTTGCTGCTGAACCTCTATAGCGATCCCGCGACATGGGAGCATGCGCAGAGAGACCGCCTGCGCAGCAGCCTCCTCATGGCAGGTCACTTGCTTATCGGTCTACTGAAGCACTTCAGACCATTAAGACTCAGGCGGCGGCAGAGACCCCGACAATGGCGACTGAGGATGGTTCAGGTTCAGATTGGAGAGAGCGAGTACCGCATGATCGTGCGCGATGAATCGGCGAGTGGCCTCGGTCTGCTGATGTACAACAGAAAGATTCCACTCACCACGCCGTGGCTGGTACGGAACAGCAGCGGGCAGCGGACAGCCTATCGACCCATCTACCGCTCCAGGATCTGGGGCCTGATCTCGCAGGTGGGTCTCAGTGCCGCCCCCACGACGTCACACCTCTAG
- a CDS encoding tetratricopeptide repeat protein, translating into MRLRPLTILSFTLLMVTGLGTVSLAEDFTEAWYLSRGRANMEIENYKAAIEAYEKVVERAPNHREAMRNLGLAYEKQGLKDKAIETFDRYLAKYDDDPEIAFDQAQALEWSRYAYREKDMLKYFRMGLKRKDDTTMRLKYAAHLAQHKESSQDAIAQYRTILDRQPRNPEAHRGLAKAYAWLGNNDLALYHANLARQSARREPGDLTSLRQDMLKGREPTIEGVIGILAQPEKPFELYGFRIGSRGKVDLTPFTTTILEVGAENFWSSKEQLAGSYVSLANQVRFNPSNRVDAILEYHGAPRGDGLAYKFEYVYEGQSFSIRPGVKREFKYDSFASLAGSRSSGQLLGLARSTLFYSTVSFDAGSVRVDVTPFVGWVTSERSSSNDQVGLDLKTSLPLWKTDHWDLSAEYLFYLTHYGENQSGFVPSAREPLPGGYFSPQVFVNQIPRLATIYTMENKDEFSIAAGPAIQYIDESTKSSAFRVGGDAHASYTNHLSKVWLLKLMADYTQIANIYTRIQFNGLLVYTFN; encoded by the coding sequence ATGCGATTACGCCCCCTGACCATACTCAGTTTCACGTTATTGATGGTGACCGGACTCGGCACTGTCTCGCTCGCGGAAGACTTCACGGAAGCCTGGTATCTCTCGCGTGGACGGGCCAACATGGAGATTGAAAACTATAAAGCGGCCATCGAAGCCTATGAGAAAGTGGTAGAGCGGGCTCCCAACCACCGCGAGGCCATGCGCAACCTCGGCCTCGCCTATGAAAAACAGGGGCTCAAGGACAAAGCCATCGAGACCTTCGACCGCTACCTTGCGAAGTACGACGACGACCCGGAGATTGCCTTCGACCAGGCACAGGCCCTGGAATGGTCTCGCTATGCCTACCGAGAAAAAGACATGCTGAAGTATTTCCGCATGGGCCTGAAGCGGAAAGACGATACGACCATGCGCCTCAAATATGCGGCACACCTGGCCCAGCATAAGGAAAGCAGCCAGGACGCCATCGCACAATACCGCACCATCCTCGACCGGCAGCCCCGTAATCCCGAAGCCCATCGGGGACTGGCAAAAGCCTATGCCTGGCTGGGGAACAACGATCTGGCCCTCTACCACGCAAATCTGGCACGGCAGTCTGCGAGGCGGGAGCCAGGCGATTTGACCAGTCTGCGCCAGGACATGCTCAAGGGACGTGAACCGACGATCGAAGGAGTGATCGGGATTCTTGCCCAACCGGAAAAACCGTTCGAGCTCTATGGCTTCCGGATCGGATCGCGCGGCAAAGTCGATTTGACGCCGTTTACCACCACGATCCTCGAAGTCGGCGCCGAAAACTTCTGGAGTTCCAAGGAGCAGCTCGCAGGCAGCTACGTCTCATTGGCCAATCAGGTTCGATTCAATCCGTCCAATCGTGTCGACGCGATCCTGGAATACCACGGAGCCCCCCGCGGAGACGGCCTCGCGTACAAATTCGAATATGTGTATGAAGGACAGTCCTTCTCGATCCGCCCGGGCGTGAAGCGCGAATTCAAATATGACTCATTCGCCTCGCTCGCCGGCTCCCGCAGCTCAGGCCAACTCTTGGGCCTCGCTCGCTCGACCCTGTTCTACAGCACGGTCTCCTTCGATGCGGGCTCGGTTCGCGTGGACGTCACGCCCTTCGTCGGGTGGGTGACGTCTGAGCGCTCAAGTTCGAACGACCAGGTTGGGCTCGACCTCAAGACCTCGTTACCTCTGTGGAAAACGGACCATTGGGACCTGTCGGCGGAGTATCTCTTCTACCTGACTCACTATGGAGAAAATCAGAGCGGATTTGTCCCCAGCGCGAGGGAACCCTTGCCGGGCGGATACTTCAGCCCCCAAGTGTTCGTGAATCAAATTCCACGGCTAGCGACCATCTACACGATGGAAAACAAGGATGAGTTCTCGATTGCCGCAGGCCCGGCGATTCAATACATCGACGAATCGACTAAATCGTCAGCCTTTCGGGTAGGAGGCGATGCCCATGCCTCCTACACCAATCATCTCTCAAAGGTCTGGTTGCTGAAGCTGATGGCCGACTATACCCAGATCGCCAATATCTATACGCGCATCCAGTTCAACGGCCTCTTGGTCTATACCTTCAACTAA
- a CDS encoding dipeptide epimerase — protein MNNLTITIRTIEFWPVDVPITDPFVVATGARTVAENVFLRVTLANGAQGYGEAAPFPEVGGETRASCLTSLLQLSKAILGRSASDYKQIGQNLSEEAQAHPAARCGIETAVIDAYCRASHIPMWQLWGGSDVSARETDITIPIADLDKTVALARGWYEKGFRLFKMKVGKDVEEDIRRLSAVHRALPGISFIGDGNQGFSRQDCLTFAQGVKTFGGAIVLLEQPVVRDDLDSMAAIRRETGIPVAADESVRSLADAQEVVAQGAADYINIKIMKTGVAEALEIASFTTASGLKLMIGGMVETRIAMGCSFSLVLGLGGFEVLDLDTPLLLANDPVTGGYRYEGPQLQPWSRPGLDITVDPSQNTTTIE, from the coding sequence ATGAACAACCTGACAATAACCATACGTACGATAGAGTTCTGGCCGGTTGATGTGCCCATCACCGACCCCTTCGTGGTCGCCACCGGCGCACGAACGGTGGCCGAGAATGTGTTCCTGCGAGTCACCTTGGCCAATGGCGCACAGGGGTATGGGGAAGCGGCGCCGTTCCCGGAAGTCGGAGGAGAAACTCGGGCAAGCTGCCTGACCTCCCTGCTCCAACTCAGCAAGGCAATTCTTGGCCGCTCAGCCTCCGACTACAAGCAGATCGGACAAAATCTCTCTGAAGAGGCGCAGGCTCATCCTGCCGCCCGCTGTGGGATTGAAACCGCCGTAATCGATGCCTATTGCCGCGCATCACACATCCCGATGTGGCAGCTCTGGGGTGGCTCGGACGTGAGCGCGCGAGAGACCGATATCACCATTCCTATCGCCGACCTCGACAAGACCGTCGCCCTCGCGCGCGGTTGGTACGAGAAGGGATTTCGCCTCTTCAAAATGAAAGTCGGCAAGGATGTCGAGGAGGACATTCGACGGCTCTCAGCCGTACACCGCGCGCTCCCTGGTATTTCGTTCATTGGCGACGGCAACCAGGGATTCTCGCGCCAGGATTGTCTGACCTTTGCACAAGGAGTAAAGACATTCGGCGGAGCAATAGTGCTGCTTGAACAGCCGGTGGTACGGGACGACCTCGACAGCATGGCGGCGATCCGTCGAGAGACCGGCATTCCCGTCGCGGCGGATGAATCGGTCCGCTCACTCGCGGATGCGCAAGAAGTCGTCGCCCAAGGCGCGGCGGACTACATCAACATCAAGATCATGAAAACCGGCGTTGCCGAAGCCCTGGAGATTGCCTCCTTCACCACAGCGTCCGGCCTCAAACTGATGATCGGCGGGATGGTCGAAACACGCATAGCAATGGGCTGTTCGTTCAGCCTGGTCCTAGGCCTTGGTGGCTTCGAGGTGCTCGACCTCGACACCCCACTGCTGCTAGCCAACGATCCCGTCACCGGCGGCTACCGATATGAGGGGCCACAGCTGCAACCCTGGTCAAGACCGGGCCTCGACATAACAGTAGACCCGTCCCAGAACACCACGACCATCGAGTAG
- a CDS encoding DUF3565 domain-containing protein yields MQQPIMGYHLDEYNDWVADLQCGHGQHVRHQPPMTNRPWVLTEEGRSQHLGEILNCKKCDEATA; encoded by the coding sequence ATGCAGCAACCTATCATGGGTTATCATCTGGACGAATATAACGATTGGGTGGCCGATCTTCAATGTGGACATGGACAACATGTGCGCCACCAGCCGCCGATGACGAATCGGCCTTGGGTCCTCACCGAGGAAGGCCGCAGCCAGCATCTTGGCGAAATATTAAACTGTAAGAAGTGCGACGAAGCGACGGCGTAA
- a CDS encoding NAD(P)-dependent oxidoreductase, translating into MSQSTTKIGFVGVGRMGANMARRLKDQGETIVALYDRDQATATAIATELGSETAATPARVAELAEIIVTVVSDDAAMRQIFSPTGTESLLRHAKGRLFINCATLSPDIHIEVEALVTQRGGRTLEACMASSITQARQGTLYLMCGGRQDVFESVKPLLNTLSTHVRYVGSAGEAAKVKALVNMVMNCNTAALAEGLGLGAALGLDLTMVREIFSQTGAASRVLETDGEDMQNRAHDCYFSAAHAAKDSGIALALAKTAGITLPLARATYEQYQRLVTLGKGELDKSAVSELTFKDRGSH; encoded by the coding sequence ATGAGTCAGTCTACGACGAAGATCGGCTTCGTGGGAGTCGGACGGATGGGGGCCAACATGGCTCGGCGGCTGAAGGACCAAGGGGAAACCATCGTGGCCCTCTACGATCGGGATCAGGCCACCGCCACTGCCATTGCGACCGAACTGGGCAGTGAAACAGCTGCGACTCCTGCCCGGGTCGCAGAACTCGCCGAGATCATTGTCACGGTCGTATCAGACGATGCCGCGATGCGACAGATCTTTTCTCCGACCGGCACAGAGAGTCTTCTCCGGCATGCCAAGGGTCGGCTCTTCATCAACTGCGCCACACTTTCGCCAGATATACACATCGAGGTTGAGGCGTTGGTGACGCAACGTGGAGGCCGAACTCTGGAAGCCTGTATGGCCAGCAGCATCACACAGGCCCGCCAAGGCACGCTCTATCTCATGTGCGGAGGACGACAGGATGTGTTCGAGTCAGTGAAGCCGCTCTTGAACACATTGAGCACACACGTACGCTATGTCGGATCGGCAGGAGAAGCCGCAAAGGTCAAAGCCCTCGTCAACATGGTGATGAACTGCAACACGGCTGCACTGGCAGAAGGGCTTGGGCTTGGAGCCGCGCTCGGCCTCGACCTGACGATGGTGCGGGAGATCTTCTCCCAGACAGGAGCGGCGTCGCGTGTCTTGGAGACGGATGGTGAGGATATGCAGAACCGCGCCCATGACTGCTACTTCTCGGCTGCCCATGCCGCCAAGGACTCTGGCATCGCCCTGGCCTTAGCAAAGACCGCAGGGATCACCCTCCCATTAGCTCGAGCGACCTACGAGCAATATCAGCGGCTGGTCACGCTCGGCAAAGGCGAGCTGGACAAATCCGCCGTCTCTGAACTCACGTTCAAAGACCGAGGCTCGCACTAA